ATGGAAGCCCTCGACGCCCCCTATCTCGACGTCTCGTACCTCAAGATGATCCGCAAACGGGGCGGCTGGCTGTCGGTGCTGTTCCTCGGCGAAATGCTCACCGCGACCGCGATGGGCTTCTTCGAAGAAGAAATCGCCCACGCCGTCGTGCTGGCGATGTTCGTGCCGCTGATCATCAGCAGCGGCGGCAATTCGGGCTCTCAAGCGGCGACGCTCATCGTCCGCGCCTTGGCCCTCGGCGAAGTGAAGCTAAAAGATTGGTGGAAGGTGCTGCGGCGCGAACTGCGCACCAGCGCCACGCTCGGCATGTGGCTCGGCATGGTCGGCTTCGCACGGATCATGCTCTGGCAAAAGCTCGGCTGGTTCGACTACGGCGACCACTATTACTTGGTCGCCGCCACCGTTTGGCTATCGCTGATCGGCGTCGTCTGCTTCGGCTCCGTCGCCGGCAGCATGCTCCCCTTCGCCCTCCGCAAAGCCGGCTTCGACCCCGCCACAAGCTCGGCCCCGTTCGTCGCGACGCTCGTCGACGTCACCGGGCTCGTCATTTACTTCACAGTAGCGCTCGCCGTACTGCAGGGCACGCTGCTGTAGCTAGATCATCCCGGCGTCGTCCGCTTCAGCGGTCGAGTCCACCTCGCAGGTTAGCCCCGATCCTACAAGGGCGGCGTAGCCGCAACAGCCACGCGACCGAACACAACTCCGTCGCCAACTCCTCAACGCCGATTCAGTTAGCCCTCACAAAACCTCGCCTTACTTCTCAAGAGGAGGATTAAGGAACCACCAATAAATCCCAGAAGCAGGTTTCTCATTAAGCATTAGAGTGCCTTTTCTTCCATCAATATCTAAGTAGTGCCCGCGAAATGGACTCTCGGCGAGATTCTGAATCACGTACGCCTTGTACCCGCGGTAGTTACCGACCGACCTAACGATCCAGTTCGCACCCGCCGCACGTTCCTTATTCAACATCAATGCGCCTGTCTTGCCATCAATGTCTAAGTAGTAGTTAAAGTAGTCGCTCTTCCCTCTATTACGTATTGTGTAAGCAGGGAACCCATTGTGCTTCCCATCTCGTCTAACTTCCCACCATGTGCCGCTGGCGTCCTTTCCGTCCTTGGCGTTAAGAATTAGAGTTCCGGTCTTGCCATCGATGTCGAGTGACCAGCCGAAGAATTTGCTCTTCCCTAAGTTCCGCAGTTTGGTCGTGGCTTGGACAGTCTCCGTATAACCGTGAAATCTCGTGTCGTTGTCGAGGGCATCTCCGATGCCCGGACCTGGGTCGATCTGTCGCAACCCCTCCCTGACTTCACTGTCCTTATCAAAAGGATTCCAATTCTCCCCAGATACAGGCCGAGCAGCCATCTGAGCACAGCCACACGCAATCACGAGCAGGAGGCATCTAATTTCAACAAACATTGAAACCTTCCCTAATACTACGAGAGGTTTGCGTTCAGCAACGCTAAGCGGTCCCAACTTCGACGACGCACCGGCAATATAGCTCTGATCAAACAATTTTAAAGTAGATTGCATTAATAATATTTTCCTTCATCGCGAATTATCAGCCCACACTCTACCCACTCCGCCTAAACCCCGAATTCACCAAAGCCTTGCCCGAAAACCTTCGTGACGCGTAATACAAGTTACTGCGAACTGTAGTCGCAAGAATGTGAGATCGTTGGCGACATTCTTTTCCCAGCAAACGAGCGATCAGCGTGCGCGATTGGTCCAAAAGTGCGTGCACCCAAAGACCAACCGTCGGACTTTGGCTCCCGACCGTCGAGCCGCAGGGTGGCGTGTTCTCAACCGCAAGCGCTGAGCATGCGCCCCACACCCCAGCCACTCGCCCCTGGCCGAAACTCGTAGCTAGAATTCCGCAGCCTAGCCTGCTATTGTGATCACATGTACACATACTACGAGTACGCTGTCGGCAACCGCCCCAAGGGAGCACTCTTCGCTCCCCGCGCAGCCTTCTCGCCCCCAGCCATAACGATCCCCCCGAGATCATCTGCAACACACGCCTGGGTGGCATACTCTCGACCCCAAGTCGTGAGCATGCGGAGCTGCCAACCAGGGCCCGCCCCACGCGTCGCCACTTCTGTCGCATTCCACTGGCCACACGACCCCTCAGCGATACGCTAACCCACTAACTCACAACAACTTACGAATTATGTCGCCAAAAACGCGTTTCGCGACAAGATGCCCCGGCGACACAATTCACCCGCCAGCCGCCGCCAGCGAGTGTCGCCAAAACCGACATTCACCGTGCTGGCCACTCAATATCCCTTGGTCAACACGGCCAAGACGGGCAACACGAGCGACATGCAAAACCAGCCTTTTCTCACTCCCAGTGCGCCGTATCCGTCATTTCGAGGGCGTCCGCGGAATCTGGCCGGCCCCTTCGGAATACCTCAGGATGACTGCTTCCGACCTCAGGGCACCTGGTTCAGATCTCAGCGCGACTGGTTCAGAGTCGACCGTTCCCGCGCCGCTCGCCAGCAAGCTCTTGTTCCGCCGCCCTCCGGCCGATAAAATCCTTGATTCGACCCATTTCAGGAATCATCGCTATGAAAGCCGACATCCATCCCGCCTACTACGAAACCCAGGTCACCTGCGGTTGCGGCAACGCCTTCACGACGCGCAGCACCCGCAAGGAGCTGAAGCTCGATATCTGCAGCGCTTGCCATCCCTTCTATACCGGCAAGTTGAAGTTCGTCGACGCGGCCGGCCGCATCGAGAAGTTCAAGACCAAGTTCGCTGGCGCTGGCTACGCAAGCCTCGGCAAGAAGACTGCCGACAAGAAGGTTGCGGCCGAGAAGTAGCGACCGGAACTCTATACGCCGCCTGCTCTTACGCAGCGGCGCACCCTGATTTCCTCTCCCTCGCAGGAAGAGGGCAGGGTGAGGGATTACCGCGGATTCACCCGCGCACGACTCCCTTTGCCAGTTCCTTTCGCCCGCTTCCTCCAGCCTGCCACCATCCCATGCGCGATCTCCTCGAAAAAACCCTTAGCCGTTTCGAGGAACTCGAAGGCCAGCTCGTCGACCCCGTCATCCTCGGCGACTCCGCCAAGCTGACCGCGGCGATCCGCGAGCATGGCTCGCTCAACCGTCTCGCCACCAAGTACCGGCGGTTCAAAGAGCTCAACGTCGAGATCGCTGAAGCCCGCGAAATGGTCGAGGGCGACGACCTCGACATGCGCGAACTGGCTGAGGGCGAATTGCCCGGCTTGGTCGAAGCTCGCGAAGAGCTCTGGAACGAGCTGCTCACCCTCACGCTCGGCGGCGCCGATGCGAACCGCACCCGCTGCGTGATGGAAATCCGCGGCGGCACCGGCGGCGACGAAGCGGCCCTCTTCGCTCGCGACCTGTACGAAATGTACAAGCGCCACGCGGAAGTGAAGCGTTGGAAGATCGAGATCCTCGATCACAGCGCCACGGAACTCGGCGGTTTCAAGGAAATCTCCCTGTCGATCGAAGGGGAAGGGGTCTACCGCGAGTTGCAGTACGAGTCGGGCGGCCATCGCGTGCAGCGCGTCCCCGCGACCGAAACGCAGGGCCGCATCCACACCTCCGCGGCCACCGTCGCCGTGATGCCCGAGCCGGAAGACGTTGAAGTGAACATCAAGCCGGACGATTACCGGCTCGACAAATTCTGCGCGAGCGGCCCGGGCGGTCAGCACGTCAACAAGACTGAATCGGCGGTGCGGCTCACCCACTACGAGACCGGCATCGTCGTCCAGTGCCAGGACGAAAAGAGCCAGCACAAAAACATCGCCAAGGCCCTCCGCGTGCTCAAGGCCCGCGTGTACGAGGTGAAGCGCGAAGCCGAAGAGAAAAAGCGTTCCGAAGAGCGGAAGACGCTCGTCGGCTCCGGCGATCGCAGTCAACGGATCCGCACGTACAATTTCCCCGACAACCGCGTGACCGACCACCGCATTGGGCTCACGCTCTACAAGCTCGACCAAATCATCGCCGGCAACCTGCAACCGGTGACCGACGCGCTCGTCGATTACGACCGCCAACAACTCCGCGACGCCTTCGCCGTGACCGAATAAGGGAGGGGCGATGTCTGCTAACGACCAGCCCTGGACCATCGGCCGGCTCCTTAACTGGACGACCGACTTCCTGAAGGAAAAGGGCGCCGAGTCGCCGCGGCTCGACGCCGAGGTGCTGCTCGCCCACGTCCGCGGTTGCAAGCGGATCGAGCTCTACACCTCGTTTGAGCAGCCGGCGAGCGACGAGCTGCGAGCCAAGTTCCGCGAGTTGGTGAAGGAACGCGCCGCCGGCAAGCCGGTCGCCTACCTCGTCGGCCACCGCGAGTTCTTCTCGCTGCCGTTCACCGTAACGCCCGACGTGCTGATCCCACGCCCGGAAACGGAACTCCTCATCGTCCGCGCGCTGGACATCGCCAAACCACAGCCGCGGGTCAACGACCCGCCGGAGCGAGATTCGAACGACGTCGCCCCTAATCCTCCGGCCCCTAATCCTCCGGCCCCCAAGCCAACGCCCCCACCAGCCAAACCAATCGCCGTCGCCGACGTCGGCACAGGCAGCGGCATCATCGCCGTCACGCTCGCGAAACATCTCCCGAGCGCCACGCTGACGATGATCGACGTCAGCCCCGCCGCGCTTGCCGTCGCGCAGAAAAACGCCGAACGCAACGGCGTCAGCGACCGCATC
This sequence is a window from Lacipirellula parvula. Protein-coding genes within it:
- the prfA gene encoding peptide chain release factor 1, whose product is MRDLLEKTLSRFEELEGQLVDPVILGDSAKLTAAIREHGSLNRLATKYRRFKELNVEIAEAREMVEGDDLDMRELAEGELPGLVEAREELWNELLTLTLGGADANRTRCVMEIRGGTGGDEAALFARDLYEMYKRHAEVKRWKIEILDHSATELGGFKEISLSIEGEGVYRELQYESGGHRVQRVPATETQGRIHTSAATVAVMPEPEDVEVNIKPDDYRLDKFCASGPGGQHVNKTESAVRLTHYETGIVVQCQDEKSQHKNIAKALRVLKARVYEVKREAEEKKRSEERKTLVGSGDRSQRIRTYNFPDNRVTDHRIGLTLYKLDQIIAGNLQPVTDALVDYDRQQLRDAFAVTE
- the rpmE gene encoding 50S ribosomal protein L31; amino-acid sequence: MKADIHPAYYETQVTCGCGNAFTTRSTRKELKLDICSACHPFYTGKLKFVDAAGRIEKFKTKFAGAGYASLGKKTADKKVAAEK
- the prmC gene encoding peptide chain release factor N(5)-glutamine methyltransferase encodes the protein MSANDQPWTIGRLLNWTTDFLKEKGAESPRLDAEVLLAHVRGCKRIELYTSFEQPASDELRAKFRELVKERAAGKPVAYLVGHREFFSLPFTVTPDVLIPRPETELLIVRALDIAKPQPRVNDPPERDSNDVAPNPPAPNPPAPKPTPPPAKPIAVADVGTGSGIIAVTLAKHLPSATLTMIDVSPAALAVAQKNAERNGVSDRITAVESDLFAALPAEQKFDLIASNPPYITSAEMQELAVDVRRYEPTLALDGGPEGTTVIERLIGQAAERLRPGGWLLMEISPTIVERVEQLLEADSRLQREPTQKDIAGLARVVQARRKGE